One genomic region from Pseudoduganella dura encodes:
- a CDS encoding VOC family protein codes for MIPVHVPLARPAIAAFRRADHVGITVTSLAEALRFWVDVLGFRHVVKTHYENSEFLEQVVGVDGADVTLAMVEGPDGSLVELLEYHAPSERQMMKPRSCDVGSVHLAYMVDNLDSLLAKVEAAGWLRLGAPQTVSGGARDGLRIVYVRGQDGVTLEFLQAPIQANGHAAAWPNSLGA; via the coding sequence GTGATCCCAGTTCACGTTCCTCTGGCAAGGCCGGCGATCGCGGCGTTCCGCCGCGCGGATCATGTCGGAATTACGGTAACGTCGCTCGCGGAAGCACTACGCTTCTGGGTCGACGTGCTCGGCTTCCGGCATGTCGTGAAAACGCATTATGAGAACTCGGAATTCCTCGAGCAGGTCGTCGGCGTCGACGGCGCCGACGTTACCCTTGCAATGGTCGAGGGGCCGGATGGCTCCCTGGTCGAGCTTCTCGAATATCATGCTCCGTCCGAACGGCAGATGATGAAACCGCGCTCGTGTGACGTCGGTTCGGTCCACCTGGCCTATATGGTGGACAATCTCGACAGCCTGCTCGCGAAGGTGGAAGCGGCCGGCTGGCTGCGGCTTGGCGCACCGCAGACCGTAAGTGGAGGTGCGCGCGATGGCCTGCGGATCGTGTATGTCCGGGGGCAGGACGGCGTGACGCTGGAGTTCCTGCAGGCGCCGATCCAGGCGAATGGCCATGCCGCGGCGTGGCCCAATTCGCTCGGGGCATAA
- a CDS encoding DUF305 domain-containing protein, whose product MTNTRTAGQSPAASTMRGRAMALIAICLAGGASAHDMHQHGHEAKAINQALPATFVASNDRPFAQLMNEAMAIMDRDMQAAPINGRPEHDFVTMMLPHHQGAVDMAKAVLINTNDPELRNLALGIIAEQQNEINVMRGWLARHTDHKEKQ is encoded by the coding sequence ATGACGAACACCAGAACGGCCGGTCAATCACCGGCCGCAAGCACCATGCGGGGCAGGGCGATGGCCCTGATTGCCATCTGTCTCGCCGGCGGCGCAAGCGCGCACGACATGCATCAACATGGCCATGAGGCCAAGGCCATCAATCAGGCATTACCCGCAACGTTCGTGGCCAGCAACGACCGGCCGTTTGCCCAGTTGATGAACGAGGCGATGGCGATCATGGATCGGGACATGCAGGCTGCACCCATCAACGGCCGGCCGGAACACGACTTCGTGACCATGATGCTGCCTCACCATCAGGGAGCGGTCGATATGGCGAAGGCGGTATTAATCAACACCAACGATCCGGAATTGCGCAACCTCGCGCTTGGCATCATCGCCGAGCAGCAAAACGAAATCAACGTGATGCGGGGCTGGCTTGCGCGTCACACCGACCACAAGGAAAAGCAATGA
- a CDS encoding alkyl/aryl-sulfatase: MLPAAATLATALLFAVPAGAAVSQPASESTAKLHAALRERLPLADRQAFEDARRGFVGTTDAPAITDARGRVVWSFAQFGFLQQEQAPDSVHPVLWRHARLNTIHGLFKVTDRVFQVRGFDLSNVTIVEGDSGLIVVDPLTTTETAKAALDLYFRHRPHKPVIAVVYTHSHADHFGGVRAIVDEADVKAGKVAVIAPAGFLAEAVSENILAGNAMYRRSQYQFGSNLPRNAQGFVDAGLGKGLTGGSITLIGPTDVVSKPLETRRIDGIDIVFQNTPGTEAPAEMNLYFPQFRVFDVAENATHTLHNLLPLRGAQVRDANGWAKYLNDALEQFGGRSDVLISQHMWPVWGREKLAGFLARQRDTYKFIHDQTLRLTNKGYTADEIAEQVRMPASLEQDLSTHGLYGAVRHNVKAVYQRYLGWYDANPANLDPLTKADSAVRTVAYMGGADAVLQRAGADFEKGEYRWVAQVLNLVVQADPGNRAARELAARAFEQLGYQAEASTWRNAYLSGAQELRDGTPVGRAFTQNADFLKALSVENIFDYLGVRVDPEAAEGKHLRINWAFTDSDERYVLNLENSALTYVKDKQDPDAGATLTLSKDVLAAVISRTVSLRDAIARGDIRLSGNGGQLEEMLGVLETYPATFPIVLPREVK, encoded by the coding sequence ATGCTGCCGGCTGCCGCCACGCTGGCTACTGCCCTGCTGTTTGCCGTCCCGGCCGGTGCGGCCGTCTCCCAGCCGGCTTCCGAATCCACGGCGAAGCTGCATGCCGCCCTGCGCGAGCGCCTGCCGCTGGCCGACAGGCAGGCATTCGAGGACGCCCGGCGCGGTTTCGTCGGCACGACGGATGCGCCGGCAATCACGGATGCCAGGGGCCGCGTGGTCTGGAGCTTTGCGCAATTCGGCTTCCTCCAGCAGGAACAGGCGCCGGACAGCGTGCACCCCGTGCTGTGGCGCCATGCGCGCCTCAATACCATCCACGGACTCTTCAAGGTCACGGACCGCGTTTTCCAGGTGCGCGGCTTCGATCTGTCGAACGTCACCATCGTCGAGGGAGACAGCGGCCTGATCGTCGTCGACCCGCTGACCACCACGGAAACGGCAAAGGCCGCGCTTGACCTCTATTTCCGGCATCGGCCGCACAAGCCCGTGATCGCGGTGGTGTACACGCACAGCCATGCCGATCATTTCGGCGGCGTACGTGCCATCGTCGATGAGGCCGACGTGAAGGCCGGCAAGGTGGCGGTCATTGCACCCGCCGGTTTCCTCGCGGAGGCGGTCAGCGAAAACATCCTCGCCGGGAATGCCATGTACCGGCGCTCCCAGTACCAGTTCGGCAGCAACCTGCCGCGCAATGCGCAAGGTTTCGTCGATGCTGGCCTCGGCAAGGGATTGACGGGAGGCTCGATCACCTTGATCGGTCCGACGGACGTCGTCTCGAAGCCGCTGGAGACCCGGCGCATCGACGGCATCGATATCGTGTTCCAGAATACGCCGGGTACCGAGGCACCGGCCGAGATGAATCTTTACTTCCCGCAGTTCCGCGTATTCGACGTCGCCGAGAATGCCACGCATACGCTGCACAACCTGCTGCCGCTGCGCGGTGCGCAGGTGCGTGACGCGAACGGCTGGGCGAAATACCTGAACGATGCGCTGGAGCAGTTCGGCGGCCGCAGCGATGTGCTGATCAGCCAGCACATGTGGCCGGTCTGGGGCCGGGAGAAGCTGGCCGGCTTCCTGGCTCGGCAGCGCGACACGTACAAGTTCATCCACGACCAGACCCTGCGCCTGACCAACAAGGGCTATACCGCCGACGAGATCGCGGAGCAGGTGCGCATGCCCGCCAGCCTGGAACAGGATCTGTCCACGCACGGGTTGTATGGCGCGGTGCGGCACAACGTCAAGGCGGTGTACCAGCGCTACCTCGGCTGGTACGACGCCAACCCGGCCAACCTCGATCCGTTGACGAAAGCCGACTCCGCCGTGCGTACCGTCGCCTACATGGGCGGCGCCGACGCGGTATTGCAACGGGCAGGAGCCGACTTCGAAAAAGGGGAGTACCGCTGGGTGGCCCAGGTGCTTAACCTGGTGGTGCAGGCGGACCCCGGGAACCGTGCCGCGCGCGAACTGGCGGCCCGCGCGTTCGAGCAGCTCGGCTACCAGGCCGAGGCCTCGACATGGCGCAACGCCTACCTGTCGGGGGCGCAGGAATTGCGCGACGGCACCCCGGTGGGCCGCGCGTTTACCCAGAACGCCGATTTCCTGAAGGCGCTGAGCGTGGAAAACATCTTCGACTACCTCGGCGTGCGGGTCGATCCGGAAGCGGCGGAGGGCAAGCATCTGCGCATCAACTGGGCGTTCACGGACAGCGATGAGCGCTATGTTCTCAATCTCGAGAATTCGGCGCTGACCTATGTGAAGGACAAGCAGGATCCGGATGCCGGGGCGACGTTGACCCTGTCGAAGGATGTGCTGGCTGCCGTGATCTCGCGTACCGTGAGCTTGCGCGATGCCATCGCGCGTGGCGATATCAGGTTGAGCGGGAATGGAGGCCAGCTGGAAGAGATGCTGGGGGTTCTGGAGACTTATCCGGCGACGTTTCCGATTGTCTTGCCGCGCGAGGTCAAGTAG
- a CDS encoding YVTN family beta-propeller repeat protein produces the protein MKLRHALVLAGLLGTSQLALALPAATDRVYTADQNSNTVSVFDPSSNQLLGQIVLGNPRPDVLSPLYRGEINVHGMGFSPDHKTLVVISNGSNSVTFIDTATNKVKGKTYVGRSPHEGFFTADGKEVWVVVRGEDYISVIDPATFRETRRIQTSVGPGMVQFMPDGKLAFAVSSFTPQVDVIDVKAHKVVKSIPVVSPFSPFLQFTPDFKEVWMTHKDVGKVTRIDTRSQEVIGVIDTGFITNHLAFAKVNGKTLAYVTVGGENVVKVYSTNAAATLLATIPTGALPHGIWTSDDGTRLYVGLENGDGVDVIDSASNRVVGHMGGGQAPQALVFLSNVAPAGSTENLVKRVNQDSIPLTLKAPKGQARGLIVARQLGVVDALEVSIFKLKPDTRYSVYLGTDQAGTLRTDAKGMANGTMIGPLRTFAQVEAAKAAPAARRILVMEGNNGPDETTADLVN, from the coding sequence ATGAAGCTCCGACATGCACTTGTCCTGGCTGGCCTTCTCGGTACGAGCCAGCTGGCTCTCGCCCTTCCCGCGGCGACGGACCGGGTCTATACCGCCGACCAGAACAGCAATACCGTATCGGTGTTCGATCCGTCGAGCAACCAGCTGCTCGGCCAGATCGTCCTCGGCAATCCACGTCCCGACGTACTGTCGCCCCTGTATCGCGGCGAAATCAACGTGCATGGCATGGGCTTTTCCCCCGACCACAAGACACTGGTCGTCATTTCGAACGGCTCGAATTCGGTGACGTTCATCGATACCGCGACCAACAAGGTCAAGGGGAAAACCTATGTCGGACGGTCCCCTCATGAGGGATTCTTCACTGCGGACGGAAAGGAAGTATGGGTCGTGGTGCGCGGCGAGGACTACATCTCCGTCATCGATCCTGCCACCTTCAGGGAAACGCGCCGCATCCAGACATCGGTTGGCCCCGGCATGGTGCAGTTCATGCCTGATGGGAAGCTCGCCTTTGCCGTATCGAGTTTCACGCCCCAGGTGGATGTGATCGACGTCAAGGCCCACAAGGTCGTCAAATCCATCCCGGTCGTCAGTCCATTTTCTCCTTTCCTGCAGTTCACACCAGACTTCAAGGAAGTGTGGATGACGCACAAGGATGTCGGCAAGGTCACCCGCATCGATACGCGCTCGCAGGAGGTGATCGGGGTCATCGACACCGGCTTCATCACCAACCACCTGGCGTTCGCCAAAGTGAACGGCAAGACACTGGCCTACGTGACGGTCGGTGGAGAAAATGTCGTCAAGGTCTATTCGACGAATGCGGCAGCAACGTTGCTCGCGACCATTCCCACTGGCGCTTTGCCGCACGGGATCTGGACATCCGACGACGGCACCCGGCTGTACGTGGGGCTGGAGAATGGCGATGGCGTCGATGTGATCGACTCGGCGTCGAACAGGGTGGTTGGCCACATGGGCGGTGGACAGGCCCCGCAGGCCCTGGTCTTCTTGTCGAACGTCGCGCCGGCAGGGAGCACTGAAAACCTCGTGAAACGCGTCAACCAGGATTCGATACCACTGACATTAAAGGCGCCCAAGGGCCAGGCGCGCGGACTGATCGTGGCGCGCCAGCTCGGCGTCGTGGATGCACTGGAGGTTTCCATATTCAAGCTGAAACCCGACACCCGGTACAGCGTATATCTTGGCACGGATCAGGCTGGTACTTTGCGGACCGATGCGAAGGGCATGGCGAACGGTACGATGATTGGCCCATTGCGGACGTTCGCCCAGGTCGAGGCGGCAAAGGCTGCTCCCGCAGCCAGACGCATTCTTGTCATGGAGGGAAACAACGGGCCGGATGAAACCACTGCCGATCTCGTGAACTGA